actCCATCCCAACCCTCCCTGTTCGGTTAAAGAAATCAAAAGCGTCAAAATCAGATTGCATGTCGACGCTGGCGCTAATAGCAGTGTCAATCAAACTGATAACTTGTATAGCTTAGTTCGAACGCTGAAAAATAGTTTTACTCGTCCATCATTGATGCCTAAGTTGATATCATCTCAGATACTAAGTGCAccgtgattggttgatttagcggcCAGTATTCTTAAGTACGGACTGGTTGACTTCATGGTGTACTTTCCAGCTCGATTCAATGtccaagagatataataaatatcttactgACTCGTTTTCACTGTCCGCTCTGTAAGTTACGGCACCTTGATTTTTCCACATCAATTCGTGACCCTCGAACTTCGCACTCGGGCCATAAAACGCGGTCCGTAGTTACAGCGGGGCCCTCGAACTCGGTTAAGAAGAGGTATTTACACCGATTTGCTGGTTAGGAAGCCCAGTACCTGTAACGGTGGCAAGAAAGGTCATTCGATTAGTAACcgagtaaattttttttcttatggtaaaTGTTGACTCGTTTGTGGTGGTTGAAGAAAATGATATTTTGTAACACTATAGTGAAGGAGTTCTCGACTGATGTCATTCGTTTTAAGTCGATTTCCCAAAACTCTACTAATTGGCCGGTCTGCAAGAGCTTTAGGGAATCGCAGGCATAACTGCTTCTTACACTGGAATTGTCTACTCTTCTGCTTTCGAACATTCACACGTTTGTAGATGGAACGTTCTTATGTAATTAACTTAAGTTAACCCTGTGCAGCGGCAAATTGATAAGGATAGAATTGGAGCTCATTCCATCAACACGTGCCGATTCTATTATGCGATTACACCTGCCTTAACTAATTGCATGTTTATAGATAAAGCTACATAACAAACAATTGGCGACGGTGTGCTTTCAACTATACTCGTACAGGTagcttttcttatgttttttttATAGACAACGTGACTTTCAGCTGGCCTGCATCTGCGCTTTTAAGTGTAATGTACCACGCCACGAAATGAGTGAGACTACAAATTATGCAAGATATTATACGGCTCAACCTGATAAGATCTTTGCTTACAATGGTAGTCCACGAAAGAAACCAACCATCGCCCGTGTGGTATAGTATAGTACATTTAGCCAGGTGTGAGTCGTGATTGACGATGCCATACATGCATTCCATAACAAAGGCACGTGTTTGACAATAATCTGGGTTTATTAGTTATTGATAATGTCCTGTGTTTTTATCCCAGGGGGCGTTACATGCGAACAACTTGCCAAGGCATGTCGCTAAGCTAATAATGTCCCTTGTTTTCGAGAGTCTTTCGGTATGATTTTCTTGGGGAGTTGAGCAAGAATATTCGTTGGCTTAATGTAATCTAAGATCATACAACTGGAAAGCAACAATTCTTGGAGAATCGGAGTTGTCTTAAACAGCATCGATTAAAATGCTCAAAAAGGCTAAGGCGTATTAAATGAAAGCTATCTGGAAGTACTTCTTTgtggttttctttattattcATTACGGCTTAAACAGACTGGTGATTTTTGATGAACGACTTCTGGTAATTGCAACTGTCATGTCTGTGCTTAGTAACAATTGAATCAAAGAAAGAATTAAAGTGATGAACAACAAGTTTTCCAACAAGTAAAAGTGCTGTTTTCCTACTGTTAGATCGTCAACTTAGGATAATGACAAAGCCCACTCAAAAGCAATAAAACATGTTGTAGATAGATTGCAATTATTTAAGAGCCCGAAAGGAATCTCTTCGGGTATGCTTTACGGGAAGGTTTATCAAGGTGTGAGACTATACATGCTCAGCCAACCATGAATCCGCTAATTCAAACAGAAAAGGTAATTAACAATTACTGTTTATGCAAAAACCAACAAACTGTGGCCGTTACTGGGCAAAATCGCATAAATCAAGTCgagataaaacaattattgacaCGTGATTAGATTCTGAGCGCTTAATTAGGCTAAGGGTTATCACTCTTGTCACTTTTAAGAAACTCGTGGCATTGGAAATAGCGGGCGAAACCATGTAAACTTTACACATCTGTCAGGTGTTGAAATTATGGTCTTCTTTGACATCAGTAGCGTGATAAACTATCTAtcgttaattaattaattcagaCTGAGCCGGAAGGCTGCTATGCAAAGAGACTGGCGCGTTTGCATTTGGAAGTTGACAGTGCCTACGAATTGACACCCTGCGCTTTGTCTGTTGATCCGGCTAACTTGCAGGTCAAGACATGAAGAGCAAATTCTAATTCTGGAAGACGTTTAATGATCTCTTTTGGTTTTTTAGAGAACTTACTAGGTGTTCAATTCAAAGAGACCGTAATGGAAATTAAAGGATTTGATTAACTAGATTTtctaaactgaaaaaaaaaattgacacgACTTCAGGTAATTCTATATTTCACACTTCCCTGTGTCAGTATCGACAACTTGACACATACTCATGGTAATATTACGTTCTACACTCTGTTcagtgtgtttctttttttctcttttcttttcaatgatAAACAGCATTTGTGGTCCTTGTTTCCAATTTGAGTATTAGTTAACTGCGGTAATCAGGCACTTTTCGATACAAAATGTCAGATTCATGCTTAGGAATCACACACTATCCATAACAACTTAATGGCCTAATTAATGGTTCACAGCAGCTTAAGAAAGATTTGCGTATAGAATCCATGGCAACTTAATATGTCATCTGTAAAAGGTGCGTCTGTGTGCGAGTCTCGAAGGACTGAGCTCCTTTGTCAACAATCAAGTTTCTTCCACGTTTTGACTGCAACATATGTGAAGCTCCTGCCAGTTGCTTGGGTTCTGGACTTTGGTTCTTTAAGAGCATGGCTTGGCATTGATAGACTAGCGAGTCATTCTTCTTATTTGGAATGGTGGGGGGAGCAACGTCTTAAGGTCTGCATGGCAGCGACTAGAGTGCATTTTGTAAAGGACAACGGTAGCTGCGACTCCAAGTTTTTGGTGAAGAGATGTATGTTGAAATTTGTACATGCCTAACCTGAGTCTAGGCCGATAATTCGCAGTGCCTTCTCGATACGATCGAGTAGGTGAAGTGTTATTGTTGAGGGGCTGATCCAGCACAGCGAAGCATATTCCATGATAACGCTTCGGATCTGGGCCTTGTATACTGTAGCTCTGCGACGGGCATCCAGTTTGAATGCAATGATGCGTTATAATGCAGTTTGGATGTGTTATCCTGCTAGAGAGAATGAATGACTGATCCTGGTCGAAAGCCAGCAGATTAAAGTGTTGTAGTGCTAGTGTATATCTTAAGTGGATCGTGAAGCAGTGGCAGCAGTATCAGTAGCTGTAGCACAGATCTGATTTAGGGAAGGTGGGTGGGGTGTGGGCATGTCAAATTTGTTGACAATACTTGTTAAAATTAGAAAAATTAGGACAAAGACAAAGGCAAAGGCAAACGAGGGGAGAAATTCAAATCATGGCATTGTGTCCATTCCATGTGGGAATCTCTGTGGATAAACAGACAATTGGACCTATTTAATTTTTAGTTGTAATTAGTTTGTGAAAAGTGGCCTTACAGCTTACAGGAATTGCAATTTGTGCTATCTGATTCAGCTCGTTCAATATTCTGTTACTTTATATCAAAGTTTAAATAAAAGTTATTTCTAAGCTTACCTTCATGCAAAATAACCATAAAGTTCAATATATTCAGCTTAAGCTTATTCAGTGAACGTACAATTTTAGTCGAGACTGAATGACTGCgctattgtgaaaaaaaaacaacaacaaaacacatacTCTCTCGAACAGAAACCTGGTAAATTTAACTGAATTTTACTATAAGACAGATTTCGTTTTACTCAATAGGGAGACGTTTCTTTATCTATGTCGCTGCAAGAAACCATGTTGCCAATGCAAAAATGTCCTGAAATTGTGAAGGTCGTGACGAATCTGCACGGGCGGGAAAAACACCTTGGAGCCCTCCTTGACGAAACACGAAGACCGTGTGACATGCACAGTGCCCAAAATTTATGGGAAGGTCTGGTGCTTGAGCTCTCTAGTAAGAGGAGGATTCTGGAGGAGGTGGTAAACGAAATTCGCAATCAGAGAGTAGTGGCCAAATGTACTTGCTGTTCGGAGATGTACCATAGTATAGCCTAGTTTTCACAAACGATGCAAGCACATGCGCTTCTCAAAGATTTTTGGTCGTTAGAACCTTTTGTTACAGCCAATCTCGACTCCAGAGctcttttgcgcatgactgCCAGGGagagaagagaagaagaaagCAGCGTAAGATCGTTGTCACAGCAAAAGTGGAAACAGGCTTGGAACATGGGTAGATTGTACACGTTGGTCCACTCCTCCGTTTTGGAGAGTAGGACTGGGAAAGTGTTCTTTTTAGTAGAAATCAGCGGAGACCTGGAATCTAaaaaatatccaaaatggcggcaggcGAGGCTGTAGAACTTGGTCAGCTTCCAATCCCGCATTTAGAGAATCTCAGATCTCAGCTGGAAGAGgtaagtgtgaaataatataaaATTATCTTAATAGTGTCATTGTATGGAGGCTTGAGGTAATTGTGTGTTTTCTCTAGGAAGTTAAACTTCTGGGAGAGTCGATGAGTCAACTCAAAATGGCACAGCAAAAATTTGGAGACTCCAGAGAAAATGTGAAAAAACTGATGAACAAGGATCAAGGTTGGAAGTTTCCCACCGTCTTATTAAACTTTATTTTCTTAGCTTTGATTTGCGCAAAAAAGACACTTTTCGTTCTCGTTGCAGGAAAGGAAATTCTTGTGCCTTTGACAAGTGCAGTATCCTCTTAAccagaataataatttttaatgctCTGGTTTTTAATTCTCTCGTTCTTCGTGCAGTAGATGTAaattgattaataattattataagattGTGTCAAAATTTATATACTCAGTCCCGAGGGCTACAAGTACACGTGGCTACCATGCCTACAAGGCAAAGCAAGTAAAGttaaataattttgttgaaaatggGGAACACTGTGAAAGACTGACATTTCGATAACCTTAGGAGGTCAAAACATCAATGTCATTACAGGGcttgaacttaaaaaaatttctaagtcgccttttggcgactatcgaagaaaaaaatggtcgccaaatgcaaaaatgcagtcgccAGATAGTACAAGAACAGAAACTCAAATTAGAGCCTCATTTAATAAGTATCGTTTTTCGGCTTCCGGTAGACTTCTGCACGACAACCTTACGCACGACTTCTGCAAGACAACCTTACGTTAAGCAGTAAgcgaacaaagtaataagaacattacaggGTACTGCATTTGTCGCATGGCATGCGAAAAATTATACGATGCGAACGCATCAATCATGGCGTATAGCCATTTAGTACCAGACctcctcttctcaatgtaaatCCGTTGGTCGTATTTACGCTGGTTTTCGCAGGAAACATTCGTGATTCCAGGATTTTCTGCTTGCAGAGAAACTCGgtagttgaacactttcatttatcaaaggaacatagtcgccaaagtggcgactaaactcgaatttttagtcgccaagttaaaagttgtactcgcattggcgaccgtatcggtcgcaatttcgagccctgcattATCATAGACAGCAGCTCCCAGGTCTAAACTCAATAGCATGTCCAAATAACACCAGGAACTGAAAATGACTCCAAGGGGTTTAAGTTTGGTTGCTTTGTTGTTTACCCTCggctttaataattattatacctTTGTGTAGCTAGTATCTCCAAGGTAACCGGTCAAGTCGCCCgaaagtcatgttgcccgaaaccGGAGTGATATTGcccgaaattcattgtcatgtCGCCCGAAATCCTGAGTCATACCGCCCGAAATTTTATAGAGTGTATAAACTAGAAAAAAAGTAACAACTTATGTAAATCACAAGGAATAAACTCGTTGCTATGAACTAAACTGCTCATTCTACGATACAGCTTCTATTTATTTAAAGGGGAACACTTTAGAAGTAAaagcaactgacgaaggaagcCACTTAAGTTTCCAAAACCGTTCTTGCTGTAATAGACTAGTTCTTATCAGAACTTGATGGCCAACTTTGATGACAAGTAGATCATCGCCATGCTCGGACAACCCACACATCCTCGCGTGTAATTAGGTTTAGTTGCTAGAAGTAAATACGTTTGTATTTATGCGTGTCTGAATTTACCGCAATGCCGTAATCTTGCTTTGCAACCATGAGTGGTTCGACATAAATTTAGGATTACAATCTCTGTGATATCAAACGACAAAACCTCAGTTTCACATTTCACTCTGACTTGGTTTTTAAGCCCATTCGCATTTTTTAGAATCTTCTTACGGAGATTTCGGGCGACATGACCATGATTTTCAGGCGACATGACCATGATTTTCGGGCGACATGACAAAgaatttcgggcaacatgactctagtttcgggcaacatgacttgaatcgggcaacatgactttcAGGCGACTTGACCGTAATTCATCTCCAAGCATATATCCCCCCAAACGGTGCTATATTCTATATAagattatataataacccaagttattcttgcattctgattggttctcgcctatgatctattagaggacagacgcacagatgatgacagcgctcgattcaagttttttgactttttttaattttgaatttgaaccaatcacaattctttgctaagcatagcaaccaatcagtttgcttcattttgtatagacattagatcacgtcattgctattttcgtgtctgtcaaagtggtgaaatttgaaacaaaaaggcattttttccgtatattttaatttttttattatataaaacaaataaattccatgttgccgtgcgtctgttcagtaatagatcaaagaggacgtcaaaatgtggtaagaacattagtgacacacttggctgcgcctcgtgtgccactttttggTCTTaacacattttgacgtcatccgTGATCTATTACTAAACAGAcccacggcaacatggaatctatttgttaaatagaccACAACACTTGGAACTCCATGTCCATCTCCttatgaatagtgtgtgggttcttttacatcCCACAAACTACATTGAGCACACGAAAGGGTTGTGAGATTGGGCCTAtagtttatcgtccttatccaagaagactagacagtctaaccatttgcaggtgTCACtaaaaaggcagcactttctcctcagttatttaaaggcCCTGAGTCTTGGTCCGGCTGGGGTTTTGAAACCCCAGCCTCTTGCACAGAAGCCTAGTGcacaaccaactgagctaaccaCTTGCCAAGTTAGCTTCCACATgctgctgtttttgttttaagcTAAGTTTTCTTTCTGTAAGTTGAGCATTCATGCTCAGTGTAGATGCAGAATTTCTTGAATGAAGCTTGGTCTTCCAGAGACGTTTCTGCAGAGAGGGATTGTTGACTATTACTCAAAAATATCTGTTTATAAACCTTAACATGTATCAGATGTATGTCCCAGGAACACttgaaaatacaaaaacagTTTTAGTTAATGTTGGAACTGGCTACTATGTAGAAAAGGTGAAGAAAGAAtgttcttattattattatctctcaGGTCCTACGTGCACTGTGGTTGGTTGATTAAGCAGTCCGTATTCTAAAGTACAGATCAGTTGACTTTGTGGCGTGCTTTTCAGCTTgatttcaatttccaagagatcccaatcaaatcaatttatttaagctAGGTAACATAAGGAGTGGTTGCCTGATATCCTAAAGcaaagtgctctcaccactacaccaTCCCTGCTCCCTACAGATATAattaaacatcttactaaccttgttttcttagTCTGTGCTGTAAGTCAGAGAACCATGTTTTTTCCCCCTTCAAGTTATGGCCCCCTTGGTTCACACTCAGGTCATAAATTGATGTGgaaaaatcatcatcatcatcatcaatccaattttAATCCGGGTTTATCCCTGTAAACGGGAGTGGccggatttaccccagcagcaatctctctaactcccactCTCCATCTTGCTCGATTCATGGCTTCCTTTTTCTCCAAGCCCACActcttgctctccttct
The nucleotide sequence above comes from Acropora muricata isolate sample 2 chromosome 12, ASM3666990v1, whole genome shotgun sequence. Encoded proteins:
- the LOC136893470 gene encoding prefoldin subunit 5-like — protein: MAAGEAVELGQLPIPHLENLRSQLEEEVKLLGESMSQLKMAQQKFGDSRENVKKLMNKDQGKEILVPLTSAMYVPGTLENTKTVLVNVGTGYYVEKGLKEADEYFGRKVDLVTQQLELLQPKLVEKHKLKQAIQDILTLKVQAQVQSQLAGIPAKT